GTCCCGCACTTGCATTTTCACATTTTAGGTGGAGAGCGACTTGGTGGGAATTTTGCCTAAGCCCATCTAAAATATCGCAAAATACTAGCAAATCTACAAAATTAAACAAAATCTAAAGCTACCCCAAAGATAGCAAAAAGCCAAAATCTACCAAAATCCATAAATAGAAATAGGAAACTAAACAATGCAAACCCTCCAAAACAAAGCCAAAATCCTCATTGAAGCATTGCCATATATTCAGCGATTTGGTGGCAAAATCATCGTCATCAAATACGGCGGGAGTGCTATGGAAGATGAAAATCTAAAAAAAAGTGTGGTGCTTGATATTGCACTGCTAAAATCCATAGGCTTTAAGCCTGTCATCATTCACGGCGGTGGCAAAGACATAAGCAAGTGGATAAATAAGCTAGGTGGGGAAGCGAGGTTTGAGGAGGGATTCCGCGTAACTGATGAGAATGCGCTACAAGTGGCTGAAATGGTGCTAAACTACATAAACAAATCTTTGGTGGGCTATATGGGGAGCTTTGGCGTGAGGGCGGTGGGGATAAGTGGCAAAGACGGAGGCACGCTAAAGGCGAGCAAAAAGCTCATAAATGGCAAGGATATAGGGTTTGTCGGTAGCGTAGAATCTGTGGATACCAAGCTTATCACAAGCCTAATTGAAAATGACTTTGTCCCTGTGATATGCCCTGTGAGTGCTGATGAGAAAGGGCAGGGGTATAATATCAATGCTGATGACGCGGCTTGTGCCATAGCTCAAGGGCTAAATGCAGAAAAGCTAGTGTTTTTAAGCGATATAGAGGGAATATATAAAGACTTTAGCGACAAATCAAGCCTAATCACAATCCTTAAAATAAGTGAGGCAAAAAACCTCCTAAAAAGTGAGGGCGTGAGCGGAGGCATACTGCCTAAGCTACAAAACTGCATAGAAGCCATAGAAAATGGCGTATCGCGCGTGCATATCATCGATGGCAGGATACAGCACTGCTTGCTATTAGAGTTTTTCACTGATAGAGGTATAGGCACGGCGATTTTGCGCGACTAGCTTTTGTGTGGTTAATTTTGTGTGATAAATCCGCACGCAAAAATAGTAAACACAAAAAACCAACAATCCCAAAAAACAAAAATCAAGGAAAAAACGATGAGCTATAAAACACCAAAACAACCCAGCAAAGCAAAAAAAGATTCTAGTATCTCTCAAGCCCAAAAAAGTGCTATTTTGCCCATATACTCGCGACAAGAAGTTGTGTTTTGCTATGGTAAGGGCGTGTATCTCTATGATACGCAAGGAAAAAAGTATCTAGACTTTGGTGCAGGCATAGCGGTAAATGCACTAGGATACGCGCACAAAGACTTCACAAATGCTCTAAAAAAGCAAGCCCAAAAATTACTACACATTTCCAATCTCTACTACAACACCTCTGCGATAAAAGCTGCAAATAAGCTAGCAAAAGCCTCAAACCTATCAAAAGTGTTTTTTACAAATAGTGGTGCAGAAGCCATAGAAGGTGCGCTAAAAGTGGCAAAAAAATACGCTTATAACAAAGGCATATCCCACCCCAAAATCATCGCTTTTAAAAACTCCTTTCACGGACGCACTTTGGGTGCGCTATCTGTTACAGGAAATGAGAGTTATCAAAAGCCCTTCAAGCCTTTGCTAGATTGGGTAGAGTTCGCTGAATTTAACGACATAAAAAGTGTAGAAAAAATCATCGCTAAACAGGATTTAAAAAAAGATTCCAAAGTATGCGCAATAATCCTAGAGCCCGTGCAAGGCGAGAGTGGAATCCTCCCTGCCAAAGCGAAGTTTTTGCGTGAGTTGCGACATATTTGCAAGGGCAAAGATATATTGCTTATCCTTGATGAAATCCAATGTGGTATGGCAAGAAGTGGCACTATGTTTGCCTACCAGCAATACGGCATAATGCCAGATATTCTTACCACTGCAAAAGCACTAGGCTGTGGTGTGCCTGTGGGGGCGTTTGTCCTAAGCGAAAAAGTCGCGCAAAATTCGCTTACAAAAGGCGAGCACGGAAGCACTTATGGGGGCAATCCTTTTGCTTGCGCGGCGGTTTGCAAGGTGTTTGATATTTTTGAGAAAGAGGGGATTTTGGAGCGGGTAAATCAAAACGCAGTGCTACTAAAAGACGCGCTAGAATCGCTAAAATTTGACTTCATAAAAGAAGTGCGAAGTGTCGGGCTACTCGCAGGTATGGAGCTAGATGAAAGCGTGAAAATAAGCCAAGTGATAGAATCCGCTCGCAAAAAAGGGCTAATCATCTTGCCCGCAGGCAAAAACACCCTGCGCTTTGCCCCACCGCTAATCATCAAGCCAAAGCATATCAAGCAAATGCAAAAAATCCTAGAATCCGCCCTAAAGGAATTTGCTTAAATTTGCATAAACTTACCTAAAGTCTTTTGGCACAAAATCTAATCGTGCCAAAATCTAAAAAACTTGCTTAAAATCCAAAAATCACGCTAAAAAAAAACGGCTAAAAAATTACAAAAGACTATCCACGCAAAACTATCTAGCAGGACTATAAAATGCACAAATGTCATAAATAAAAAGCGCGTGGCATTTATCAAAAATAATGAAAATATACATAATAATAAACTAAAAAATGGCTATAATAGATTTTATTTCACTAAAATCTTGTCTCAAGGATAGGGCTATGAAAATCCAAAAATTACCCCCAAAATCTCTCACCCCCCCCCCCTCTAAGCCTTTCTAATATAAAAATGCCAAATACAAAAATACCAAAATCTTTATTTGCACTTTTTCAGAGTGTCTTTTGTGCTCCAAAGTCTTGGACAAAATCTGCTATTAAGTTTTTTGATAGAATTTGTGCTCTAGCTTTTGCTTCTTTCGTATTTTGTGGCACTGCTTGCCTTGCTGAAGTAAGTGGTGGGTTTGTCGGAGCGTATTACGGTTATGGCGAGTTTAGGCAAGTATCTAGTGGCACTTTTGGCTTGGGTGGTGTGCCTATCGCCACAGGAGCGACAACGATAAAGGCTGATAGCTTTAGCACGGGGGTTAGCTTAGGCTACAAGCATTTTTTCAATCCTTATTTGGGGCTACGACTTTATGGAGAGATTAGCGTATATGTGCCAGAGTTTAGGTTTGAGGGAGAGGTAGAGGACACTACGCTTATAAATTATGGAGCAAATTTAGATTTGCTAGTGAATTTTATCGCAAAGCCAGAGATAGATTTTGGGATTTTCGTAGGTGGTGGTGTGGGGGCAAATACTTATGTAGCTAAGGAAATAGAGCAGCTTAAAAAAGATATTAGAGAGTATGGCTTGGGATTTAGGGTAAATGATACAAGGCTTGATGTCGCACTAAATGCGGGCGTGCGATTTCACTTCGCTAGGAGGCACGGCATAGAGCTAGGTAGCAGAGTGCCTTTCTACCCCGCTGTGGTGCTAAATGAGAATCTTTATGAAGCAGGTGCGAGTATAAATCTAAAGATTGAATATGTGCATATATACAATGTCTTTGTGCGATATACTTTTAGGTTTTAGTAGATTTTATGGAATCTAGCTTCTTAAGCGCGATTAAGTCGCTTTGTGAAAAAACTTCGCTTGCAAATTTTTGTAAAAAATATCGCAAAAATTCCACACAAAATCTTGCAAAATTCTTGCAAACTTTTGCACAACTTCACACAAACAAAGCAAAAAACTAAATCAAACCCACCAAACTAAAATCTATACCCAACCGTGGCATTTGCGCCATAGAAGTATAGGCTTTGCCCAAGTGTTTTAGATATGCTTTGCGTGCTGATTAGTGATTGGATAGAGGCTTCTACGCCTAGAGTTACGCCATTTGTGAAGTCTTTTTGGAAGCCAAGTGCCCCTCTTACCTTGTGGCTATGAGGTGTGCCAAAGCTAATAAAATCCCCACTAGGATATGCAAAATCTATGGATTTTTGGGAGCTAAAGGCTAGGTATTCATACTCGATTTTGCCTAGCAAAACTCCTTTTTTGGATTCTGCTGTATTTGCAGTGCGCTCTCCACCAAATGCCCTTTCTCTTAAGCGTAGTTGCGCTTCTAGTCCCACGATAAGCCCTAAATGATAGGCTTTGTAGCCCTGTGTCTTTAGCGCGATAGAGGTGCTTTGTGGCGTGTTTGATTGCTCACTAGATTCTGCAAAGCTAGGGAGTATATTGACACTTTGATGAAGTCCAAGATATGGAGTGGCTATGAAGTTTGATAGACGCACTACCTCATAGCCCACACTAGAATCTAGCGCGACTTGATAGAGGCTTAGACTAGATTTTAGGCTAGGATTTCCCCACAGAAGTGTGGTATCTACTTCTCTACTTGAGTCTATAAATGTCATAAATCCACCAAGCCCTACTTTTAGCCCAAATCTGCTATCTCTAGTGAGTGGTGTGAAAAATATCGCCTCTGCTCCTGCGGTGTGAGAAGTAAGGCTTGAGCCGTAAGAAAGAAGCGTGCTTGTGGCATTATCTTTTATCGCGCTATAAATGTATCCTGCCTCTATCTCAAGTGAAGAGCTGCCAAAATAGCTTGCAAAGTCTTTTGCATACCCAAGTCTAACTCCTCCTCCTCCTCCAGATATTTTGCTACTAGATTGCAAAATCCCTCCTATGAAGCCTATTTCTAGCGAGTTTGTTTTGATTTTGCTTGTGTGGCTTGTGTAGGATATGGGATAGGATAGGTTTGATTTTAGTATGCTTATAAGGCTAAATGGTGCGGATAGGAGCGTGAATGCGCTTTGGTTTAGCAAATCCGCGCTTTGAGTTAGGCGAGGTGAAGTCGCGCCATTTGTAGTGTAGATTTGACTTCCTAGTGCGTTTAGGGTGGATTTTTGGTTTGGCTCTAGCGAGGAAGTGAAGCTAGCGATTTTGGCTGTGTCTAGATTTACGGTTAGGGTTTTATTTTGGTTTTGCAGGCTTGAAGTGGCAAATTCTGTATTGCCATTGATAAGAGAGATATTGCTCCCTGTTTTAAGAGTGCCTGTGATAAACTGATGAGTTCCTCCGCTTGCGCCTTGTGCGTCAATGATGATTTGTCCAGAGTTGGTTACATTTCCTTGAATTTTACCCATCACTCCATTTAGCGCACCGATTGTAAGCGTGCTACCTGATTTGTTTTGCACTCCACCTGTGGCACTCAAAGTCCCACCGTAGATTCCTATACTAGAACTTTGCCCATCTTTTGGCTCGCTTATAAGCTGTCCTGTGATAGTGATTGTTCCGCCATAATTTGTGATATTGCCACCACCGCAACCGCTGACTTGACACACTATATTTGAATTTTCTTGTCCGCCATTATATACGCTACCACCGATTGTAATCGTTCCGCCATTATTTGTGATATTTGCCACACTTGAGGGACTAGCACCAGCTAATGCAACTTTTTGCCCTATGTTGTATATACTTGTATTGCGTATGGATATATCGCCACCATTATTGGTAATGCTACCATAATTTCGTGCACTACTTGCCGTAATTGAAATCGTGGCGTTTTGCGCACTCATACTTCCACGATTTGTAAAGCCTTTGCCCTCAATGCTAAGATTTCCACCATTTGTAACGCGTATATTTGTATTAAAAAGCGTAGCAAAATCGCCATTTTTAAAACTAAGCGAGCCACTATTGATAGTTAGCGAATTTCCAAGATTGAATGATTCAAATCCTTGCATAATGAGATTTGAATGTGGATTGATAGTCATTGTGCCTATAAAAAATGGCTTGTCTTTGCGTTGACTTGCGGGATTTGGTGGTAATGTTGCATTAAGCGTTAGCGTGGAATCTGTATCGCCATTTGTAGAATATGTAAAACTATATGAATAATCGCCAAAGACACATTCCCAATAACTACTGCAATTCATTACTGCATTATGCGTTTGCGATTCGCCACCATTTAGCGTAATAGAGCTAGGCAGTCTGCCTATATAATCAAACGCGTAAACACTGCTTCCCCCCCCCCCAACAAAAAAGGTATAAAACCACAAAGATATTAGCGCATTTTTGGCAAAGGCTAGGTGGGTTTTTGTAGGTATCATAGTGCTTCACGCTATATGCTTCCATAAATCTATGTTTTTTAAAATTTAGGCTTTTTGGGGACTACCAAATCACTGCGAACTTCAATAGTGGTGTGGACATTTCCGCGTGGATTAAATTCTGCGGTGAGCTTTATCCACTTGGGTTTTAGCTTGGATTTTAGTGTGGAGTAGATTTCGTTTATGCTTGCTTCGTGGCTTATGTGGCGCGACATAAAGGAGTTTATGTAGAGTTTGATAGCTTTTAGCTCTACAAGCCATTTATCAGGGATATACTCTAGTCGCAAAGTAGCAAAATCAGGGTAGCCACTGCGCGGGCAAAGGCAACAAAATTCTGGCAAAGTGATTTTGATAATATAGTCGTTTGGTGCGGTGTTTTGCCATAGCTCTAAGTCTTTTTGCACGGTAAAATTTTGGATTTGCTTCTCTCCGTATCGATTTGACTGCTTGGTGGATTTTGCATTTTTGATTGGGGATTTGTTTGTGGGTTTGTTTTGAGTTTTGCTTGGATTTTTGGGTGGCATTTGATTTCCTTAAGTCTTGTGAGTTTGCTTTGTGGGTATTTGCCTTTTGTGAGTGTTTATTTTGCAAGTATTTTGTGCTTTTTGTAAGGTGGGTTTATTTTGGGAATTATAGCACGCGTGATGAAATATTTGATTTGTCAAAAGCGATTTTCGTGCATAGATTTTGCTAGATTTGGGAGGCAAGGGTAGTGCTAGAGGATTTTAGCGATTGCACCATAGTGCTACACTTTTGGCACTACACTTTGTGCGTTTTGCGGATATTGCGGATATTTGGGTGTATTTGTGCAAAAAGCAAGTGGTAAGGCAAATCTAAAATCTAACAATCAGCCTTGCATTTAGCGTGTAGTTTTGCTGTCGTTTGGCATTTGCAGAAATACTAAATCCATCTTGATTGACGCCGAAAAAATTATCAAACACGACAGCAGAATGCACAGACTTGATGAAAGGGAGCTGCCCAGCAAACTCAAAACCAAATCGCCCCATATCCACTCGTAATCCTGCGTTTAGTGCAAGGTTTACATTGCCTATACCAAAATCCTTACTTGGCGTGCCAGAGAGGTTTAGCAGTCCTGTGTATAGCCCTGCAAACACACCAAATCTGTATGATTTCTCATTTTTTTGGGTGGCGATTAAGTTGGCTAGTATATCAAGTCCTATGCCGTGTCTAGCCCATATCGTTTGGGCTGGATTGGTGGGGAATTTGCTATGAGAAATGTTTATATCGCCATAATACCTTAGCCCCACATACTTGCCAAAAAAGTGGCTACCACCTAGCATAAGCCCGTAATTAAGCCCGCTAGCTTTTTTTGTGGGGTTTTGAGTGCCGTCTACTTTTTCTTGCATTTGGGATTGAAGCCCACCTACTTCAAGCCCTAAGAAAAAGTTGTTTTTTGATAGATTTCTGCGTGTTTGTTTTGCTTGTATTTTGGCTTGCTTTTTTTCTTGCTTTTGGGCGTATTTTTGAGATTTTGTTAGATTTTTGGTGGTTTGTTTATCTGTTTGCTCATCTGCAGAGGCTCTATTTGCACTTTGCATTTTTAGGGCTTCTATTTCTTTTTGGAGTTGCAAGATTTGCAAATCTTTTTCTTGCGCTTCTGTCTGAGAAGCGGCTGAAGTGTTGCCTTGTGCTAATGCTAGGCTAGATGATAAAATCACTGTGCTTATTGTTGCACCTATCGTTGTTTTTATCAAGGTAGTAGAAAGGCATTTCATAATGTGTCCTTTTAATTTTTGATTTTGCTTATTGTATGGTTGGGGGGCAGGTTTGATTGGAATGTCTTGCGTAAAAACACTAAAAACACATAATTGTAGCGCGTTTTTTTTTTTTTTTTGTTAAACAAGGTGTGGGTTTTGTGTTTTTGGTGCTTTTATTGATTTGAGTAGTTTGGCGATGATTTGCTAAAACGGTTAAGAAATAGCACAATCCAAAGCAGAATCAAAAAAAGTATAAAATCTTGGCGAGATAAAAAGAGTGGATAAACGCAAAAAAGATGAAAAATCGTGCTAGTGGGATTCTAGGAATTTTTTGGCAGCTTTTATGTGGAGGATTTGGGATTTGACTTGGTTTTGTTGAGATTCTAGCATTGTTATGATTTGGGCTAGAATCTCTTTTGTCTCCTCTAGCTCCTCTAGGCTATATTTTGCTAGCTCTTCTTGGCTAGGGAGATTATCTACCGCTATGCCTGCTTTGGCAGAGTCTTTGGAGATAAGCGCGATTTTTAGCTCATTAAGCCAATTCATTTGGGTGGATTTCCCTCCACGCTTCAAGTAGTCCTTTTACGACATTTACGACAATGTCTACTTTTTCGGGGTTGTTTTCGACATTGGCTTGGGTTAGGAGTTTGATTTGATGAGTGTATAGCCCTGTGAGATAGACTGCTACTTCGCCTCCGCGCTCATAGTCAAGCACATTTAGTAGCTCTGTGAAAATATCAGTTACGCGGTTTATGTAGTAGATTTTTTTCTCAATGTCGCCATTTTCCATATTTACTTTGATTTGTCCAGCGAAGCGCAAGATTCCCTCATAGAGCATTTCTATGAGCTTAGCAGGGGATTCCACAGAGATTTCGTTTTGTTGGTAGAGGGCGTAGGCGTTACTTCTCATTTGAGTGTCCTTTAGATTCTAAATTCTACAAAGCTATTTTCTAGCGATAGATTGGTCTATCATCATTTGCACCGAGCCAAAAGCGTTTTTTGTCTTTGCTATTTGACTATCATAGGCAGCAAACCGACTTGCCATCGCTTCATACTTGCTATCAAGTAGCTCATTTGCACTTTTTTTGTCTTTTTGCAATTTTTTTGCATCGCGCTCTAGTGATGAGCTGTATGATTCAAGCCTTGAATTACTACCATCGACTAAATCCCCCAAAAATTTATCGATTTTGACAAAAACTCCGTCAATATGGACATCTTCGCCTTTGTAGTTTTTTTTCTCATAGCCGTAGAAAAACTCCTCTGTTTCTTGCGGCTGGCTTGACACTTGGGATTTTAGAGTGGATTCATCTAGGAGCATTACGCCTTTGTCATTTAGCGAGATTCCATAGTTCATCAAACTTCGTAGCTTGGAGTTTACTAACTCCGAGTAGGAAATCTCTCTATTTAGCGCGGTGCGGATAGAGCGAATGTCGCTTACGCCATTAAAAATCCCTGCGATTTTGCTATCCTCATCAAAGCGAGTGCTTTCATCTAGCTTTGGCACAAGCTCATTATAGGCTTTGACAAAGTCTTTTACTTGCTCGATGATAGCTTCATCATCGCGCCCTATGCTGATAATAGCTGGCTTGCCCTCTTCGGTGGTGGATTTTAGGGTGAGAGAAACACCATTTATGACATCATTTATCTCATTGCTTGGCCGAGATACTCGCGCTCCGTTGTAGGAGATTTCCGCGTCTTGTGCTTTTTGGACATTTCTCACTTTGAAAAGCGACTCTTGCAGTTTGGAGTAGTTTTGTATCGTCCCTGCACGCAATCCCGTATCCTCTAATGCTTGCTTATCTGCTGGGGTGTTTGTGCTGATTTTGATTTCGCCTACTTCGGAGTATAGCTCTAGATGTCCTTGTCCATCGGTTTTAGCGTGCATTCCTGCGATATTTTCTATCGCTTCGGCAATGATTTTGGCATTTTGCTCGCTAGTGTTTTTTTCTTTTGTCATTTTTGCCAAATCAAGCGGAACCGTGCCTATGGTAATCGTGCCACTTAGCTTGCCCGCTTTTACGGCGTTGCTTGCTTGGTATATGGGGTCATCGCCTGTTTTTGTTTGTCTAAACCCTAGCTCGCGTGCTTTTGTCCCCTCGACTTCTATCTCATTGCCACGCAAGTCATTGATGATAAGTCCCTTGCCGTCTTTGTCAAGCCCTATGTGGATTTGGCTATCTAGCAAATCTTTTAGCTCACTATTTTGTGCGATTGCTTCTTTTATCGCCTCTTTTAGCGCGAGGGTAGAATCCCCCAAGCCGTCAGTCTTTAGCTTCACGCTTACAGATTGGGTTTCTCCTTTTTTGTCCTTTAGCTTTAGTGTCAAATCCCCATCTTGCAAATCAAGGACATTGCTAGAAATGTTTTCGGTGCGGAGGATAGAGCCAAAGTAGATTCTGCTTTCATCGCCCATTCCTTTGGAATTCATCATTAGTTGATATGGCTTAGAGCCACCTGTTTTCATCACTGTGCCGATGACTTCGCCATTTGTCTCATCAGTGATTGCTTGGGCTACATCGCCTACTGACATACCGCTTACTATGTCGATAGTGTAGGTTCTGCCTTTGGTGTAGAAGCTTAGTTTGACATCGCTATCGCTAAATACGCTATCTCGGCTTTCAAATTTCCCACCTACTTCGTTTATGTCGCCTTGTGCGAGGCTATGGACATCGATTTTTATGTCTTGTGGTGGGACACCGCTTGATACGCTTGCTTTTATGGCGTCATTGTTGATTTCTGTGCTTCGCCCTAGATAGCTTGAGTAGTCGCCTAGTGTCCTAGCAGGAGCGCGGAGCGCGGATATGAGGGTTTGGATTTCAGTTAGGGTTTTTTGCTTTTCGACATTTTCTTCCATTTTGCGCTCTATGGGCTTTACCATAGCTTTTTCATCAGCTTCTCTTAGCTTATCAATGACTTCATAGCTCAAAATCCCGCTTCCAGCACCCAGAGAGTTTATTTTGCCGATTGCCATTTTAGCTCCTTATCGTTCTTTTGTGGGTATTGTGTTTGGCTTTTGGTTGGTGGCTACTTGCGTTTGCTTTATTTGTAGCTACCAAAACCGTTGCAAAACTGTCGCAAAACACTGCAAAATCACTGCGTTTCCAAGCAAAATCTACGCCAAGTTTGCGCTTCGCGCTTCTGCTTGTGATACTACTTGCGCATTTTGTAGTTGCACTTCCGCACTTCTACATTTTTTCTGGCGAAGTTTTGCCTCTAGCGAAGTTTTGCAAAATTTATTTTTTGTGTATGAGCTATTATCGACTTATTGCAGGATTGTTTTTAGTTTTGTGTGCTAGATTGTGGTTTGGGGGCTAAGATAGTAGCGCAAA
This genomic stretch from Helicobacter macacae MIT 99-5501 harbors:
- a CDS encoding autotransporter outer membrane beta-barrel domain-containing protein, which encodes MIPTKTHLAFAKNALISLWFYTFFVGGGGSSVYAFDYIGRLPSSITLNGGESQTHNAVMNCSSYWECVFGDYSYSFTYSTNGDTDSTLTLNATLPPNPASQRKDKPFFIGTMTINPHSNLIMQGFESFNLGNSLTINSGSLSFKNGDFATLFNTNIRVTNGGNLSIEGKGFTNRGSMSAQNATISITASSARNYGSITNNGGDISIRNTSIYNIGQKVALAGASPSSVANITNNGGTITIGGSVYNGGQENSNIVCQVSGCGGGNITNYGGTITITGQLISEPKDGQSSSIGIYGGTLSATGGVQNKSGSTLTIGALNGVMGKIQGNVTNSGQIIIDAQGASGGTHQFITGTLKTGSNISLINGNTEFATSSLQNQNKTLTVNLDTAKIASFTSSLEPNQKSTLNALGSQIYTTNGATSPRLTQSADLLNQSAFTLLSAPFSLISILKSNLSYPISYTSHTSKIKTNSLEIGFIGGILQSSSKISGGGGGVRLGYAKDFASYFGSSSLEIEAGYIYSAIKDNATSTLLSYGSSLTSHTAGAEAIFFTPLTRDSRFGLKVGLGGFMTFIDSSREVDTTLLWGNPSLKSSLSLYQVALDSSVGYEVVRLSNFIATPYLGLHQSVNILPSFAESSEQSNTPQSTSIALKTQGYKAYHLGLIVGLEAQLRLRERAFGGERTANTAESKKGVLLGKIEYEYLAFSSQKSIDFAYPSGDFISFGTPHSHKVRGALGFQKDFTNGVTLGVEASIQSLISTQSISKTLGQSLYFYGANATVGYRF
- a CDS encoding outer membrane beta-barrel protein, producing the protein MKCLSTTLIKTTIGATISTVILSSSLALAQGNTSAASQTEAQEKDLQILQLQKEIEALKMQSANRASADEQTDKQTTKNLTKSQKYAQKQEKKQAKIQAKQTRRNLSKNNFFLGLEVGGLQSQMQEKVDGTQNPTKKASGLNYGLMLGGSHFFGKYVGLRYYGDINISHSKFPTNPAQTIWARHGIGLDILANLIATQKNEKSYRFGVFAGLYTGLLNLSGTPSKDFGIGNVNLALNAGLRVDMGRFGFEFAGQLPFIKSVHSAVVFDNFFGVNQDGFSISANAKRQQNYTLNARLIVRF
- the fliD gene encoding flagellar filament capping protein FliD, whose translation is MAIGKINSLGAGSGILSYEVIDKLREADEKAMVKPIERKMEENVEKQKTLTEIQTLISALRAPARTLGDYSSYLGRSTEINNDAIKASVSSGVPPQDIKIDVHSLAQGDINEVGGKFESRDSVFSDSDVKLSFYTKGRTYTIDIVSGMSVGDVAQAITDETNGEVIGTVMKTGGSKPYQLMMNSKGMGDESRIYFGSILRTENISSNVLDLQDGDLTLKLKDKKGETQSVSVKLKTDGLGDSTLALKEAIKEAIAQNSELKDLLDSQIHIGLDKDGKGLIINDLRGNEIEVEGTKARELGFRQTKTGDDPIYQASNAVKAGKLSGTITIGTVPLDLAKMTKEKNTSEQNAKIIAEAIENIAGMHAKTDGQGHLELYSEVGEIKISTNTPADKQALEDTGLRAGTIQNYSKLQESLFKVRNVQKAQDAEISYNGARVSRPSNEINDVINGVSLTLKSTTEEGKPAIISIGRDDEAIIEQVKDFVKAYNELVPKLDESTRFDEDSKIAGIFNGVSDIRSIRTALNREISYSELVNSKLRSLMNYGISLNDKGVMLLDESTLKSQVSSQPQETEEFFYGYEKKNYKGEDVHIDGVFVKIDKFLGDLVDGSNSRLESYSSSLERDAKKLQKDKKSANELLDSKYEAMASRFAAYDSQIAKTKNAFGSVQMMIDQSIARK
- a CDS encoding aspartate aminotransferase family protein, whose product is MSQAQKSAILPIYSRQEVVFCYGKGVYLYDTQGKKYLDFGAGIAVNALGYAHKDFTNALKKQAQKLLHISNLYYNTSAIKAANKLAKASNLSKVFFTNSGAEAIEGALKVAKKYAYNKGISHPKIIAFKNSFHGRTLGALSVTGNESYQKPFKPLLDWVEFAEFNDIKSVEKIIAKQDLKKDSKVCAIILEPVQGESGILPAKAKFLRELRHICKGKDILLILDEIQCGMARSGTMFAYQQYGIMPDILTTAKALGCGVPVGAFVLSEKVAQNSLTKGEHGSTYGGNPFACAAVCKVFDIFEKEGILERVNQNAVLLKDALESLKFDFIKEVRSVGLLAGMELDESVKISQVIESARKKGLIILPAGKNTLRFAPPLIIKPKHIKQMQKILESALKEFA
- the queF gene encoding preQ(1) synthase, yielding MPPKNPSKTQNKPTNKSPIKNAKSTKQSNRYGEKQIQNFTVQKDLELWQNTAPNDYIIKITLPEFCCLCPRSGYPDFATLRLEYIPDKWLVELKAIKLYINSFMSRHISHEASINEIYSTLKSKLKPKWIKLTAEFNPRGNVHTTIEVRSDLVVPKKPKF
- a CDS encoding outer membrane beta-barrel protein, with translation MPNTKIPKSLFALFQSVFCAPKSWTKSAIKFFDRICALAFASFVFCGTACLAEVSGGFVGAYYGYGEFRQVSSGTFGLGGVPIATGATTIKADSFSTGVSLGYKHFFNPYLGLRLYGEISVYVPEFRFEGEVEDTTLINYGANLDLLVNFIAKPEIDFGIFVGGGVGANTYVAKEIEQLKKDIREYGLGFRVNDTRLDVALNAGVRFHFARRHGIELGSRVPFYPAVVLNENLYEAGASINLKIEYVHIYNVFVRYTFRF
- the fliS gene encoding flagellar export chaperone FliS; its protein translation is MRSNAYALYQQNEISVESPAKLIEMLYEGILRFAGQIKVNMENGDIEKKIYYINRVTDIFTELLNVLDYERGGEVAVYLTGLYTHQIKLLTQANVENNPEKVDIVVNVVKGLLEAWREIHPNELA
- the argB gene encoding acetylglutamate kinase, which codes for MQTLQNKAKILIEALPYIQRFGGKIIVIKYGGSAMEDENLKKSVVLDIALLKSIGFKPVIIHGGGKDISKWINKLGGEARFEEGFRVTDENALQVAEMVLNYINKSLVGYMGSFGVRAVGISGKDGGTLKASKKLINGKDIGFVGSVESVDTKLITSLIENDFVPVICPVSADEKGQGYNINADDAACAIAQGLNAEKLVFLSDIEGIYKDFSDKSSLITILKISEAKNLLKSEGVSGGILPKLQNCIEAIENGVSRVHIIDGRIQHCLLLEFFTDRGIGTAILRD